A single genomic interval of Oceanithermus profundus DSM 14977 harbors:
- a CDS encoding dihydrolipoamide acetyltransferase family protein, translating into MPKEVLLPELAESVVEGEILKWLVNEGDVVAKDQPLVEVMTDKVTVELPSPFAGVLVKKLVGEGDVVPVETPIALIDESAEAAAAPAEAAAAAAAAVAEEEDRGERLSLFKPDKTEAEVKNPFASGARKPAGPAVAERPRAGVNKYGRVLAVPAARQLARELGIDIAQVPGSGPNGRVRVEDVRAYAEQAPAAPAAAAPAGFPPPVPYRTPAGYEELEERVPLRGMRRIIAQQMMASHLHTVRTLVVDEADVTELVALRRRLKERAEEAGVKLSYVPFIFKAAVEALKKFPVVNSSLDDARGEMVLKKYYHLGLSVATDAGLVVPVIRDVDRKTLLELAAEIGDKVARAREGKLTPEEVSGSSFSITSVGNLGGLFSFPIINVPDAAILGVHTIQKRPVVKGDEIVAREMLYLSLSFDHRLVDGAEATLFLREVIARLEDPYWLMLHAV; encoded by the coding sequence ATGCCCAAGGAAGTGCTCCTACCTGAACTCGCCGAGTCCGTGGTGGAAGGCGAGATCCTCAAGTGGCTGGTCAACGAGGGCGACGTCGTCGCCAAGGACCAGCCGCTGGTGGAGGTGATGACCGATAAGGTCACCGTCGAACTGCCCAGCCCCTTCGCGGGCGTGCTGGTGAAGAAGCTCGTCGGCGAGGGCGACGTGGTTCCCGTCGAAACGCCGATCGCGCTGATCGACGAGAGCGCCGAGGCCGCGGCGGCGCCCGCCGAAGCGGCGGCGGCCGCGGCCGCCGCGGTGGCCGAAGAAGAGGACCGCGGCGAACGGCTCTCGCTCTTCAAACCCGACAAGACCGAAGCCGAGGTGAAGAACCCCTTCGCCTCGGGCGCGCGGAAACCCGCAGGGCCCGCGGTGGCCGAACGCCCGCGCGCCGGGGTGAACAAGTACGGCCGGGTGCTCGCGGTGCCCGCGGCCCGGCAGCTGGCCCGGGAGCTGGGCATCGACATCGCCCAGGTGCCGGGCTCCGGCCCGAACGGCCGGGTGCGCGTCGAGGACGTGCGCGCCTACGCTGAACAGGCCCCGGCGGCCCCGGCCGCGGCGGCGCCCGCCGGCTTCCCGCCCCCCGTGCCCTACCGCACCCCCGCAGGCTACGAGGAGCTGGAGGAGCGCGTGCCGCTGCGGGGCATGCGCCGCATCATCGCCCAGCAGATGATGGCCAGCCACCTGCACACGGTGCGCACCCTCGTCGTCGACGAGGCCGACGTCACCGAGCTGGTCGCGTTGCGCCGCCGGCTCAAGGAGCGCGCCGAGGAGGCGGGGGTGAAGCTGAGCTACGTGCCCTTCATCTTCAAGGCCGCGGTGGAGGCGCTGAAGAAGTTCCCGGTGGTCAACAGCAGCCTCGACGACGCCCGCGGCGAAATGGTGCTCAAGAAGTACTACCACCTCGGCCTTTCGGTGGCCACCGACGCGGGGCTCGTCGTCCCGGTGATCCGCGACGTCGATCGGAAGACCCTCCTCGAGCTGGCCGCCGAGATCGGCGACAAGGTAGCCCGCGCCCGCGAAGGCAAGCTGACGCCCGAGGAGGTCAGCGGCTCCAGCTTCTCGATCACCAGCGTGGGCAACCTGGGGGGGCTCTTCTCCTTCCCCATCATCAACGTGCCCGACGCCGCTATCCTGGGCGTGCACACCATCCAGAAACGCCCGGTCGTCAAAGGCGACGAGATCGTCGCCCGCGAGATGCTCTACCTCTCGCTCAGCTTCGATCACCGGCTGGTGGACGGCGCCGAGGCCACGCTCTTCCTGCGCGAGGTCATCGCCCGCCTCGAAGACCCCTACTGGCTGATGCTGCACGCCGTCTAA
- the lpdA gene encoding dihydrolipoyl dehydrogenase, whose amino-acid sequence MYDLIVIGTGPGGYHAAIRAAQLGLKVAAVEAGAVGGVCLNVGCIPTKALLHAAETLEHAAKGAEFGLVFSEAERDLAKMGRWRDKIVKKLTGGVASLLKGNGVELVKGFARFTGPRELEVDGKKLEAKKIIVATGSKPAVLPGFEPDGEHVLTSTEMLRVENGVPARLLVIGGGVIGLEFASIYARLGAEVTVVEYEGQILPGSDPELVKLLARSLKKQGIVVKTATKAAGYEKAGGGLRVTVEPAAGGEQEVLDADKILLAVGRVPFTEGLNLEAAGVRTDERGFVPTNEHLETNVPGVYAIGDVTKPPLLAHKAMKEGLVAAEHAAGRPAAFDQQIPSVVYTQPEFASVGMTEAEAKARGLEVRVGRFPFSASGRALTLQQTEGLIKLVADAENDLLLGAHILGPGASDLIAEATLALEMAATAGDLALTVHPHPTLAENLMEAAENLHGRAIHILNR is encoded by the coding sequence ATGTACGACCTGATCGTCATCGGCACCGGGCCGGGCGGCTACCACGCCGCGATCCGCGCCGCCCAGCTCGGCCTCAAGGTCGCCGCCGTCGAGGCGGGCGCGGTCGGCGGCGTCTGCCTGAACGTCGGTTGCATCCCCACCAAGGCGCTCCTGCACGCCGCCGAGACCCTGGAACACGCCGCGAAGGGCGCCGAGTTCGGCCTGGTCTTCTCGGAAGCCGAGCGCGACCTGGCCAAGATGGGCCGTTGGCGCGACAAGATCGTCAAGAAGCTCACCGGCGGCGTGGCCAGCCTGCTGAAGGGCAACGGGGTCGAGCTCGTAAAGGGGTTCGCCCGCTTCACCGGCCCCCGCGAGCTGGAGGTGGACGGGAAGAAGCTCGAGGCGAAGAAGATCATCGTCGCCACCGGGTCCAAACCGGCGGTGCTGCCCGGCTTCGAGCCCGACGGCGAGCACGTGCTCACCTCCACCGAGATGCTGCGCGTCGAAAACGGGGTGCCCGCACGCCTGCTCGTCATCGGCGGCGGCGTCATCGGGCTCGAGTTCGCCTCCATCTACGCCCGCCTGGGTGCGGAGGTGACCGTCGTCGAGTACGAAGGGCAGATCCTGCCCGGAAGCGACCCCGAGCTCGTCAAGCTGCTGGCGCGCAGCCTCAAGAAGCAGGGGATCGTCGTCAAAACGGCCACCAAGGCCGCGGGCTACGAGAAGGCGGGGGGCGGGCTGCGGGTCACCGTCGAGCCGGCCGCAGGCGGCGAGCAGGAAGTGCTGGACGCCGACAAGATCCTGCTGGCCGTCGGCCGGGTGCCGTTCACCGAAGGCCTGAACCTCGAGGCCGCGGGCGTGCGCACCGACGAGCGCGGCTTCGTCCCCACCAACGAACACCTGGAGACGAACGTGCCGGGCGTCTACGCCATCGGCGACGTCACCAAGCCGCCGCTCCTGGCCCACAAGGCCATGAAGGAAGGGCTGGTGGCCGCCGAGCACGCCGCGGGCCGGCCCGCGGCCTTCGATCAGCAGATCCCCAGCGTCGTCTACACCCAGCCCGAGTTCGCGAGCGTCGGCATGACCGAAGCCGAAGCGAAAGCCCGCGGCCTCGAGGTGCGGGTGGGGCGCTTCCCCTTCTCGGCCTCGGGCCGCGCCCTCACCCTGCAGCAGACCGAAGGCCTGATCAAACTCGTCGCCGACGCCGAGAACGACCTGCTGCTGGGCGCGCACATCCTGGGACCGGGCGCCTCGGACCTGATCGCCGAGGCCACCCTGGCGCTGGAGATGGCGGCGACGGCCGGCGACCTGGCCCTGACCGTGCACCCCCACCCCACGCTGGCCGAGAACCTGATGGAGGCCGCCGAAAACCTGCACGGCCGGGCCATCCACATCCTCAATCGCTGA
- a CDS encoding GspH/FimT family pseudopilin — MSKKAAFTPIGFTLIELLIVLAVLATLMSIVAVSFGNARQRLDLEGVAHRIAQDLQSCRSQAVSKSGSCRLSFKSGGYDLEFSTDGTNWTTRRSYDLPNRITPSWSAGEAITFDSRGFGNFPASPRPYEITLTDGSHTLKVVPSMTGAARVVKP; from the coding sequence TTGTCAAAGAAAGCTGCATTTACTCCAATCGGCTTCACACTTATTGAACTGCTGATCGTACTGGCCGTCTTGGCCACCCTCATGAGCATCGTGGCCGTCTCGTTCGGCAACGCCCGCCAGCGGCTCGACCTGGAGGGCGTGGCCCACCGCATCGCCCAGGACCTGCAGAGCTGCCGCTCGCAGGCGGTATCCAAAAGCGGCAGCTGCCGCCTCAGCTTCAAATCCGGCGGCTACGACCTCGAGTTCTCCACCGACGGAACCAACTGGACGACGCGGCGCAGCTACGACCTTCCGAACCGCATTACGCCGAGCTGGTCGGCCGGTGAGGCGATCACCTTCGATTCCAGGGGATTCGGAAACTTCCCGGCCAGCCCCCGCCCCTACGAGATCACGCTTACCGACGGCAGCCACACCCTCAAGGTGGTGCCTTCCATGACCGGAGCGGCCCGGGTGGTGAAACCATGA
- a CDS encoding type IV pilus modification PilV family protein: protein MRTRKGFSLIEVLIALVVVTVVSFAAVTTMVSSMRHNADNRVRSQAVAATEAWMDRFRSRSLPFNYFTTPRTYDYGYDYTSDSVFTAAGDPNFAEIAQEWGRFKFVVKTEAYSTNPIIWRVLVTGYYKKRGGEGRVELVSLVRQ from the coding sequence ATGAGGACGCGCAAGGGCTTCAGCCTGATCGAGGTGCTCATCGCCCTCGTGGTGGTGACGGTCGTCAGCTTCGCCGCGGTCACCACGATGGTCTCCAGCATGCGGCACAACGCCGACAACCGCGTACGCTCCCAAGCGGTGGCCGCCACCGAAGCCTGGATGGACCGCTTCCGCAGCCGCAGCCTTCCGTTCAACTACTTTACGACCCCCCGCACCTACGACTACGGCTACGACTACACGAGCGACTCGGTCTTCACGGCGGCGGGCGACCCCAACTTCGCGGAGATCGCCCAGGAGTGGGGGCGGTTCAAGTTCGTGGTCAAGACGGAGGCGTACTCCACCAACCCCATCATCTGGAGGGTGTTGGTGACGGGGTACTACAAGAAGCGGGGAGGTGAGGGCCGTGTCGAACTCGTCTCGCTCGTTCGCCAGTAG
- a CDS encoding PilW family protein, giving the protein MRRGFTLIEALLAIGILIVLIGIVAVALTRGLQTKHSQSVYVELQQNLRVAMQQITQDLRSASQLGLWNDPASGCSAAGDACSARDRLAILVSKGFYTAVAEAPGNSYTNSVETAVCDASGFDTGDLVLITNGSAADLVTITQIQNLRDFSQPCRPATTAAGGNPPNHDKIQHNRDRLSGTWQPNTYAFKVQLVTYELRPDPQDAARSVLYRRTGLGTSEGPYSGIVAFDVDTLRISYGVPIDPTAASSTIQQLRFYDSLSAAAAALGSAYTDDPKGSGVYVGGLVRAVRVYLAGTTPAPLTAGGGPGRYEITETVDLRLN; this is encoded by the coding sequence ATGCGGCGGGGTTTCACGCTGATCGAGGCCCTGCTGGCCATCGGGATCCTGATCGTCCTCATCGGGATCGTCGCGGTGGCCCTGACCCGCGGCTTGCAGACGAAGCACAGCCAGAGCGTCTACGTGGAGCTGCAGCAAAACCTGCGCGTGGCCATGCAGCAGATCACCCAGGACCTGCGTTCGGCCTCGCAGCTGGGGCTGTGGAACGACCCCGCCTCGGGGTGCAGCGCCGCGGGCGACGCCTGCTCGGCGCGCGACCGCTTGGCAATCCTCGTCTCCAAGGGTTTCTACACCGCCGTCGCGGAGGCCCCCGGGAACAGCTACACCAACTCCGTCGAAACGGCCGTCTGCGACGCCTCGGGTTTCGATACCGGCGACCTGGTGCTGATCACCAACGGCAGCGCCGCCGACCTGGTCACCATCACCCAGATCCAGAACCTGCGGGACTTCTCCCAACCCTGCCGCCCGGCCACCACCGCCGCGGGCGGAAATCCGCCCAACCACGACAAGATCCAGCACAACCGCGATCGCCTCAGCGGCACCTGGCAGCCCAACACCTACGCCTTCAAGGTGCAGCTGGTGACCTACGAGCTCCGCCCCGATCCCCAGGACGCCGCCCGCTCGGTGCTCTACCGCCGCACCGGTCTGGGCACCAGCGAGGGCCCCTACAGCGGCATCGTGGCCTTCGACGTCGACACGCTGCGCATCAGCTACGGCGTTCCCATCGACCCCACCGCCGCCAGCAGCACGATCCAGCAGCTGCGCTTCTACGACTCCCTGTCCGCCGCGGCGGCCGCCCTGGGTTCGGCCTACACCGACGACCCCAAGGGCAGCGGCGTCTACGTGGGCGGCCTCGTTCGCGCCGTCCGCGTCTACCTCGCGGGAACCACCCCCGCGCCGCTCACCGCCGGCGGCGGCCCCGGGCGTTACGAGATCACCGAGACCGTGGACTTGCGGTTGAACTAG